The genomic interval CAGCTCGGTGCTGACGGCCTTGGTGAGGGCCTCCAGGACGTCGTCCTGGTAGTCCAGGAAGACCGGGAACTCGCCGGTGGGCTTGGCGGCCTTGGCGGCGAGGTCCGACTGGGCCTTGCAGAGCACCTTGATGAAGGGCTTGGCGGCTTCCAGACCGGCGGCGACGACCTCTTCGGTCGGGGCCTCGGCGCCGTCCTTGACGAGCTGGATGGTCTTCTCGGTGGCCTCGGCCTCGACCATCATGATCGCGACGTCGCCGTCCTCCAGGACGCGGCCCGCGACGACCATGTCGAAGACGGCGTCCTCGAGCTCGGTGTGCGTCGGGAAGGCGACCCACTGGCCCTTGATCAGGGCGACGCGGGTGGCGCCGATCGGGCCGGAGAAGGGCAGGCCCGCCAGGATCGTGGAGGCGGAGGCGGCGTTGATCGCGACCACGTCGTACAGGTGGTCGGGGTTGAGCGCCATGATCGTCTCGACGATCTGGATCTCGTTGCGCAGGCCCTTCTTGAAGGAGGGGCGCAGCGGGCGGTCGATCAGGCGGCAGGTGAGGATCGCGTCCTCGGAGGGGCGGCCCTCCCGGCGGAAGAAGGAGCCGGGGATCTTGCCGGCGGCGTACTGCCGCTCCTCGACGTCCACCGTGAGGGGGAAGAAGTCGAGGTTGTCCTTGGGCCGCTTGGAAGCGGTGGTGGCCGACAGCACCATGGTGTCGTCGTCCAGGTACGCGACGGCGGAGCCGGCGGCCTGCTTGGCCAGGCGGCCCGTCTCGAAGCGGATGGTGCGGGTGCCGAAGGTGCCGTTGTCGATGACGGCTTCGGCGTAGTGGGTCTCGTTCTCCACTAGTGAATTCTCCATACTCGTCGTCTTTCGTCCGGACGCCCGTGTGGCGCCGGACGGAGCGGAGAAGCGCGCAGTCTCTGCGGGGCCGGTCTTCGATCGAAGCTCCCGGGCGTTGTCCCGGGGGCCACTACCGAGGACCGACGGCGGCCGTGCGGCGCCTCTCCTCGTCTGTTGTTGTACGTCCAGGTTACTGAGGTTGCCCCCGGTACCGCACGTACGGCAAAGGGAGCGGCTCCCTGAGTGAGGGAACCGCTCCCTTGCGCAGCGGTCTTACTTGGCGCCGCCGGCCGCACCGCGGCGGATGCCGAGGCGGTCGACGAGCGCACGGAAGCGCTGGATGTCCTTCTTGGCCAGGTACTGCAGGAGGCGGCGACGCTGGCCGACCAGGATCAGCAGACCACGACGGGAGTGGTGGTCGTGCTTGTGCGTCTTGAGGTGCTCCGTCAGGTCCGAGATGCGGCGCGAGAGCATGGCGACCTGGACCTCGGGGGAACCGGTGTCGCCCTCCTTCGTCGCGAACTCGGTCATGATCTGCTTCTTCGTAGCGGCGTCGAGCGGCACGCGGTACTCCTCTTGGTGTTCGATGCGCCCACGAGTGCCCCTGGTCTGGTTCTCAGGGGAGCTTGGGTGACTCGGGAGCGAGGGTCCGATGAGCGCAGCTCCCAGAGCGAACCGGGAACGCGTACACAAACGGCCACAGCCAGACTACCAGCCGCCCGGAGCTGCCCCGCCGGTCGTCAGCCGGTGAGCGCCCTCGCGCGCGCGTAGAGGTCCAGGACCGCGAGGCAGAGCGGGAGGAGGGAGAGCAGGAGCGCGCTCTCGGCCAGGTCCAGGAATCTGCCCCAGAAGGGGGAGAGGCCGTTGCGCGGGACGGTCGCCCCGGCGGCGGCGAGGAGTACGGCGCCGGCGACGAGCGCCGCGCAGAGTGCGGTCGTACGGGGATACAGGGCCGGGTCGTCGCCCTGCGCGGTGAGGGCGAGGCCGGTGACGGGGGCGGCGAGCGCCCCGATGCCCGCGATCAGCAGGCAGGCGACCTGGGCGGTGTAGCGGAAGAGGCGGGCGCGGAGCAGCAGCGCGAGTCCGGTGGCGAGGGCGAGGAGGCGGGCCCAGGTGTTGTCCGAGGCGCCGAGGACTGCGGCTGCCGAGACGGCCAGGCCCGCGCAGCCCCCGGCGAGGCCGAGCAGCAGTTCGTGGCCGCGGCGGGCCCGGTCCGCGACGAGGCGGGTGTCGACGGGGGCGGCGTCCGGGGCGGCGTGCTCGTCGTCCTCGTCGTTGAAGGGGCCCGCCGGCCGGGGCGCGGCGTACCCGATCGGGAGCCTGGCGAAACGGGCGGAGAGGCCGGGCAGGAACGCGATGAGCCCGAGGGCGGCGGGGGCGCAGACGGCGGCCGTGGCGGTGGCGGACGCCTCGGTGAGGATCGCGGCGAAAGCGGCCAGCGCACCGGCGCCGGCGAGGAGGGCGGCGCCCGCGAACGGGGCGTCGCCGCGGGGGGCGAGCGCGGTGAGGGTGGCCGAGACGACGAGGACGGCGGCGCAGCCGAGCAGGAACTGCAAGCGTCCCGCTCCCCCGCCCGGGTCCGGGGCGACGAGGCCGGAGCCGGCGAGGAGGACGAGGGGCAGGGCGCCCAGGCCCAGCGCGGCGGCGGTGACGCGGTCGGCGTAGACCCGGGCGCGTACGGCGGCGATGGTGGCCGACAGGAGTCCGGCGGCGCCGGCGACGGCTCCGGGCGGTCCGTGCAGGTCGTGGCGGACCGGGTCGGCCCGCCACAGGGCGAGGGCCGCGAGGAGGAGCAGCAGCGCGCCGGCGGCCGGGGCGGCGCCGCGCAGCAGGTCGTCGCTCCACAGGTGGCGGTCGCGACCGGTGGCCGAGGCGATGGCGTCGGCGACGTCGTCGTAGACGGGTGGCGGGAGCGAGGCGGCGAAGGGGCGCAGGGTGAGGATGTCGCCGTCGAGGACGCGTTGTGCGGCGAGGGTGCGGTCGCCGTCCAGGACCGTTCCGTCGAGCCGCACGAGGTGGTGGCCGGGGGGTGCGGTTCCGGGTGCGGCCGGTCCGGTGAGGCGCAGGATCTCGGGCCAGATGTCGGCTGCGGCGATGTCCTCGGGCAGGGCGACGTCGATGCGGGTGTCGGGCGTGACGACGGTGACGCGGCGGAAGCCGGTCGCTGCGGTCTGACTCACGTCTCGGGGCCCCTGTTCGTCGCTGGTCGGCGGTGTCCGCACGATGGGCCGGTCACCCTAGCGGGCGGATCGGGGCGAAGGCTGACAGTGCGTAGGATCACGGGCGCTTCGGGGCAGGGGGTGTCCCTCCGATGCGCGCACGCGTCGGCGCGCTGTTCCCCTTTCCGCCCTGTCCCACACCCGTCCGCACCCAAGGATCGATGCACCGGTGAGCCAGATCGTCGTGAAGCGTCCGCCCCGCTTGCTGCCGCCGGAAGTTCCCACGAAAGAGGTGTTGTTGGAGCCGCCTCCGGTGCTGCCGCGCGGGCAGCGCGAGGGGGTGCTGATGCAACTTCTCCCGGTGCTGGGCATGGCGTCGTCGGTGGTGTTCTTCTTCTCGCCGCAGGCGCCGCCGTTCATGCGGGTCATGGGTGTGCTGATGCTGGTGTCGACGCTGGCGATGGTGGTGGCCCAGGTGGTGCGGTTCCGGCGCGGTACGCAGGGGCGGGCGGCGGATGTGCGGCGCGACTACCTGGCTCGGCTGGCGCGGGCCCGTCGTGCGGTGCGGCGGACGGCGCGGGCCCAGCGCGACGGCCTGTTGTTCACGCATCCCGCCCCCGGTCAGCTGTGGTCGGTGGTCGCCGAGGGGAGCCGGGTGTGGGAGCGGCGGCCCGGTGACGCGGACTTCGGGGTGGTGCGGGTCGGGCTCGGCAGGCAGCCGCTCGCGACGCCGTTGGCGGTGCCGGAGCACGCTCCGGGTGAGCCGGAGCCGGTGTGCGCGGACGCGGTGCGGCGGTTCGTGGCGGTGCACGGCTCGCTGGACGGCCTGCCGTTGTGCGTTCCGCTGCGGGAGGCGTACCGGGTGCGGCTGAGCGGTTCGGCGGAGCCGGTGAGGGCGGCGGCGCGGGCGTTGGTGGCGCAGCTGGTGACGCTGCACTCGCCGCGGGACCTGGTGGTGGCGGTGGTGGCTGCGCGGGACGCGGCGGTGTGCTGGGAGTGGGTGAAGTGGCTGCCGCATGTCCAGGTGCCGGGTGAGGTGGACGGGGCGGGTGCGAAGAGGCTGTTCGCGCGGGACACGGCTGGGCTGGAGCCTCTGCTCGGCGCGCTGTTGGAGGGGCGGGGGCGCTTCGTACCGGAGGGGGCGCCGCTGCCGGACCGGCCGCATGTGGTCGTGGTGCTGGACGGGGTGGGGGTGGCTCCGGGTTCGGCGCTGGGGGCGGCGGGGGGCGTGGAGGGGGTGACGCTGGTCGAGGTGGTCCCGGGTGACGCGGAGGGGCCGCGCGGT from Streptomyces drozdowiczii carries:
- the rpsO gene encoding 30S ribosomal protein S15 encodes the protein MPLDAATKKQIMTEFATKEGDTGSPEVQVAMLSRRISDLTEHLKTHKHDHHSRRGLLILVGQRRRLLQYLAKKDIQRFRALVDRLGIRRGAAGGAK
- the eccD gene encoding type VII secretion integral membrane protein EccD produces the protein MSQTAATGFRRVTVVTPDTRIDVALPEDIAAADIWPEILRLTGPAAPGTAPPGHHLVRLDGTVLDGDRTLAAQRVLDGDILTLRPFAASLPPPVYDDVADAIASATGRDRHLWSDDLLRGAAPAAGALLLLLAALALWRADPVRHDLHGPPGAVAGAAGLLSATIAAVRARVYADRVTAAALGLGALPLVLLAGSGLVAPDPGGGAGRLQFLLGCAAVLVVSATLTALAPRGDAPFAGAALLAGAGALAAFAAILTEASATATAAVCAPAALGLIAFLPGLSARFARLPIGYAAPRPAGPFNDEDDEHAAPDAAPVDTRLVADRARRGHELLLGLAGGCAGLAVSAAAVLGASDNTWARLLALATGLALLLRARLFRYTAQVACLLIAGIGALAAPVTGLALTAQGDDPALYPRTTALCAALVAGAVLLAAAGATVPRNGLSPFWGRFLDLAESALLLSLLPLCLAVLDLYARARALTG